The Algiphilus sp. nucleotide sequence CACGACATCTACTCGATCGAGGATCTCGCCCAGCTCATCTTCGACCTCAAGCAGGTCAACCCCGAGGCCATGGTCTCGGTGAAGCTGGTGTCGGGCCCGGGCGTGGGCACGATCGCGGCCGGCGTGGCCAAGGCCTACGCCGACTTCATCACCATCTCCGGCTACGACGGTGGCACCGGCGCCAGCCCGCTGACCTCGGTCAAGTACGCCGGCACGCCGTGGGAGCTCGGCCTGGCCGAGACCCACCAGACCCTGCGCATGAACAACCTGCGCGAGAAGGTGCGCGTGCAGACCGACGGCGGTCTCAAGACCGGCCTGGACGTCGTCAAGGCGGCCATCCTGGGCGCGGAGAGCTTCGGCTTCGGCACCGCGCCGATGGTGGCGCTGGGCTGCAAGTACCTGCGCATCTGCCATCTCAACAACTGCGCCACCGGCGTCGCCACGCAGAACAAGGTGCTGCGCCTGCAGCACTTCATCGGCCTGCCGGAAATGGTGATGAACTATTTCCGCTTCGTCGCCGAGGAGACGCGCGAGTGGCTGTCGAAGCTGGGCGTGCGCTCCATCGAGGAGCTCATCGGCCGTACCGACCTGCTCGAGATCCTGCCCGGCGAGACCGAGAAGCAGAAGCACCTCAAGCTGCAGCCCATCCTGGACGCGGCCGGCATGGTCGCCGACAGTGGCCACTACTGTACCGGCCCGAACCCGCCCTTCGACCGCGGCGAGCTCGCCGAGGAGATGGTGCGCGCGGTGCTGCCGGCCATCGAGGCGCAGTCGGGCGGCGAGTTCAGCTTCACCGTCAAGAACAACAGCCGCTCGATCGGCGCCCGCGTCTCGGGCGAGATCGCCAAGCGCTGGGGCAACCAGGGCATGGTCGAGCATCCGATCACGCTGCGCCTGACCGGCACCGCCGGGCAGAGCTTCGGCGTCTGGAACGCCGGCGGCCTGCACCTGGAGCTCGACGGTGACGCCAACGACTACGTCGGCAAGGGCATGACCGGCGGCCGCATCGTCATCCGGCCGCCCAAGGGCTCGACCTTCGATTCGCGCAAGTCGGCGATCGTGGGCAACACCTGCCTGTACGGCGCCACCGGCGGGACCCTCTACGCCGCGGGCATGGCCGGCGAGCGCTTCGCGGTGCGCAACTCCGGCGCCACCGCCGTCGTCGAGTCGCTGGGCGATCACGGCTGCGAATACATGACCGGCGGCGTCGTCGCCGTGCTGGGCGGCGTGGGCGTCAACTTCGGGGCCGGCATGACCGGCGGCTTCGCCTACATCCTCGACGAGGAGCGCACCTTCGTCGATCAGTACAACCACGAGCTGATCGACATCCACCGCATCGTCGCCGAGCACATGGAGGCGCACCAGCACTACCTGAAGAGCCTCATCGAGGACTTCGTGGCGGCCACGGGCTCGGCCTGGGGCCAGAAGGTGCTGGACGACTGGCGCGATTACCTCGGCCGCTTCTGGCTGGTGAAGCCCAAGGCGCTGGAGCTCGCCGAGCTCTTCAGCGCGGTGAAGGCGGCGGCCTGACGAGAGACTGGATGAGCAAGAACAACCTGCAATTCCTCGATGTTCCGCGTACCGATCCGGAGAAGCTGCCGGTCGAGGTGCGCCTGCACGACTATCGCGAGATCTACGGCGGCTTCGGCGAGGAGCACGCCAAGGCGCAGTCCGCGCGCTGTCTGGACTGCGGCAACCCCTACTGCGAATGGAAGTGCCCGGTGCACAACTACATTCCGCAGTGGCTCAAGCTGGTCGCCGACGGCAATCTGTTCGCCGCCGCCGAGCTCTCGCACGCCACCAACTCGCTGCCCGAGATCTGCGGCCGGGTCTGCCCGCAGGATCGGCTCTGCGAGGGGGCCTGCACGCTCAACGACGGCTTCGGCGCGGTCACCATCGGTTCGGTCGAGAAGTACATCACCGACGAGGCCTACAAGCAGGGCTGGCGGCCGGACATGTCCAAGGTCAAGCCCACCGGCAAGCGCGTGGCCGTCATCGGCGCCGGCCCGGCGGGCCTGGGCTGCGCCGACGTGCTGGCGCGCAACGGCGTGCAGGCGGTGGTCTTCGACCGCTACCCGGAGATCGGCGGCCTGCTGACCTTCGGCATCCCGCCCTTCAAGCTCGAGAAGGAGGTCGTGCACAAGCGGCGCGAGATCCTCGAGTACATGGGCGTCGAGTTCCGCCTCAACACCGATGTCGGCACCGACATCAGCCTGCAGCAGCTGCTCGACGAGTACGACGCGGTCTTCCTCGGCACCGGCACCTACACCTACATGAAGGGCGGCTTCCCGGGCGAGGAGCTGCCCGGCGTCCATGACGCGCTGCCCTACCTGGTCTCCAACATCAACCGCCAG carries:
- a CDS encoding glutamate synthase-related protein; the protein is HDIYSIEDLAQLIFDLKQVNPEAMVSVKLVSGPGVGTIAAGVAKAYADFITISGYDGGTGASPLTSVKYAGTPWELGLAETHQTLRMNNLREKVRVQTDGGLKTGLDVVKAAILGAESFGFGTAPMVALGCKYLRICHLNNCATGVATQNKVLRLQHFIGLPEMVMNYFRFVAEETREWLSKLGVRSIEELIGRTDLLEILPGETEKQKHLKLQPILDAAGMVADSGHYCTGPNPPFDRGELAEEMVRAVLPAIEAQSGGEFSFTVKNNSRSIGARVSGEIAKRWGNQGMVEHPITLRLTGTAGQSFGVWNAGGLHLELDGDANDYVGKGMTGGRIVIRPPKGSTFDSRKSAIVGNTCLYGATGGTLYAAGMAGERFAVRNSGATAVVESLGDHGCEYMTGGVVAVLGGVGVNFGAGMTGGFAYILDEERTFVDQYNHELIDIHRIVAEHMEAHQHYLKSLIEDFVAATGSAWGQKVLDDWRDYLGRFWLVKPKALELAELFSAVKAAA
- a CDS encoding FAD-dependent oxidoreductase: MSKNNLQFLDVPRTDPEKLPVEVRLHDYREIYGGFGEEHAKAQSARCLDCGNPYCEWKCPVHNYIPQWLKLVADGNLFAAAELSHATNSLPEICGRVCPQDRLCEGACTLNDGFGAVTIGSVEKYITDEAYKQGWRPDMSKVKPTGKRVAVIGAGPAGLGCADVLARNGVQAVVFDRYPEIGGLLTFGIPPFKLEKEVVHKRREILEYMGVEFRLNTDVGTDISLQQLLDEYDAVFLGTGTYTYMKGGFPGEELPGVHDALPYLVSNINRQLGFEKAPSDWISMEGKRVAVLGGGDTAMDCTRSAIRQGAEEVYCVYRRDEQNMPGSRREVANAKEEGVEFLFNRQPIEIVGDERVEGVRVVETRLGAPDNRGRRRPEPVPGSESIIECDNVIIAFGFRPSPGDWLAEHNVALHEDGRIFVGNGKNGSHAFQTTNPKIFAGGDMVRGSDLVVTAVFEGREAAEAIMDTIGV